Proteins from one Leptonema illini DSM 21528 genomic window:
- a CDS encoding SPFH domain-containing protein, giving the protein MLGFRFIKTRPTDYVILFRNGKARRHGTALSFFYYAPSSSLVIVPAGSRDANCIFNETTADFQNVAIQGQFTYSIIDPLKLATLLDFSVDIHGRYTGDGMEKLPVRFTNVVQITLREKLKSLTLREALTSGTMLVEHVRTRLKENETLTALGLELLDFTILQISPTPDMARALEATAREMLLKEADQAVYERRNFAVEQERRIKENELQTQIAVEEKNRIIREEQMNAEIAVQEKVRVVEETKMESARSLERKRKEIEQEKLEAEIQLEERRRELVANTSHNLIEQAKAKSEATRMELALLRDLSPELVEALLLNHMDAGSMVARAMRDLSRNADKIGNLNISPELLESLIDRAPKK; this is encoded by the coding sequence ATGCTTGGATTTCGCTTTATAAAAACACGTCCCACCGACTACGTCATCCTCTTCCGCAACGGAAAGGCCCGGCGCCACGGTACAGCTCTCAGCTTCTTCTATTATGCTCCCTCTTCAAGCCTTGTCATCGTTCCGGCCGGCAGCCGGGATGCGAACTGCATCTTTAACGAAACGACGGCCGATTTCCAAAACGTCGCCATTCAGGGCCAGTTCACTTACTCCATCATTGATCCGCTGAAGCTTGCGACGCTTCTTGATTTCTCCGTCGATATTCACGGACGCTACACCGGCGACGGAATGGAAAAGCTTCCCGTCCGTTTTACGAACGTCGTGCAGATCACGCTGCGCGAAAAGCTCAAAAGCCTGACGCTTCGCGAGGCGCTTACCTCGGGAACGATGCTTGTCGAGCATGTGCGCACACGCCTTAAAGAAAACGAAACGCTGACGGCGCTGGGTCTTGAGCTTCTTGACTTTACCATCTTACAGATCAGCCCCACGCCCGATATGGCAAGAGCGCTTGAGGCGACGGCAAGAGAGATGCTGCTCAAAGAGGCCGATCAGGCCGTCTACGAGCGACGCAACTTCGCCGTCGAGCAGGAGCGACGCATCAAAGAAAACGAGCTGCAAACGCAGATCGCCGTCGAAGAAAAGAACCGCATCATCCGCGAAGAGCAGATGAACGCCGAGATCGCCGTGCAGGAGAAGGTGCGCGTCGTCGAAGAGACGAAGATGGAATCGGCGCGAAGCCTCGAACGAAAACGCAAAGAGATCGAACAGGAAAAACTCGAGGCCGAGATCCAGCTTGAAGAGCGCCGCCGCGAGCTTGTGGCCAATACCTCGCATAACCTGATCGAACAGGCGAAGGCAAAATCCGAGGCGACGCGCATGGAGCTCGCTCTGCTGCGCGATCTCAGCCCGGAACTGGTCGAGGCGCTGCTTCTCAATCACATGGACGCGGGAAGCATGGTGGCTCGAGCGATGCGCGACCTTTCGCGCAACGCCGATAAGATCGGTAATCTGAACATCAGTCCCGAACTTCTTGAATCCCTCATCGATAGGGCGCCGAAAAAATAA
- a CDS encoding class I SAM-dependent methyltransferase, translating to MSAHFDTAAQTWDENPGRLAMAERHVQVFLSHLTFRSDMTLLDYGAGTGLVSLGLRPHVGSVIGMEPSQGMADRFREKIVRGGLTGVEARVFDPHEALLPGVADRTIDVIVSTMTFHHIEDIESVLREFHRALKPGGRIGVIDLETEDGSFHDDPNAGELHHGFSKDQLETAALAAGFDDVTVETAFVHLKQKTGREYPMLLLKGRR from the coding sequence ATGTCTGCTCATTTTGACACCGCAGCGCAGACGTGGGATGAAAACCCCGGACGTCTGGCCATGGCCGAAAGGCATGTGCAGGTTTTCCTATCGCATCTGACGTTTCGCTCCGACATGACGCTGCTTGACTATGGAGCCGGCACCGGACTTGTTTCGCTCGGCCTGCGCCCTCATGTCGGTTCGGTCATTGGCATGGAGCCATCACAGGGCATGGCGGATCGCTTTCGCGAAAAGATCGTCCGGGGTGGACTGACAGGCGTAGAGGCGAGAGTTTTTGATCCACATGAGGCGCTATTGCCCGGTGTCGCCGACCGCACGATCGACGTCATCGTTTCGACGATGACCTTTCATCATATTGAGGATATCGAGTCCGTTCTGCGTGAATTTCACCGTGCTTTGAAGCCGGGCGGTCGGATCGGCGTCATCGACCTCGAAACCGAAGACGGAAGCTTTCACGATGATCCGAATGCCGGCGAGCTGCATCATGGCTTCTCAAAGGATCAGCTTGAAACGGCCGCGTTAGCCGCCGGCTTTGACGATGTGACCGTCGAAACGGCCTTTGTACATCTGAAGCAGAAGACGGGGCGGGAATATCCGATGCTTCTTTTGAAAGGGCGCCGCTAA
- a CDS encoding transporter substrate-binding protein has protein sequence MSQVIPIALLHSLSGSMELTERAVLQNALDAIDEINATGGLLGFRVEPVITDGCSSPEIFAERTFELLGKGIRFFAGGYSSVSRKSVRPLIEDAGALLFFPAPHEGFEASPSIVYTGLTLNQQLLPLFHWMKATGKKSIFHLGSDMVYQRVLGRMLHLLALESGVRFAGEFYIPEPLKDEQKEEAILEALNADTELVAVSCSGNDTARLQRLLNEHSFAQAFASLNGESYSSNTDNLFVLCTHPDASIAATGARHSIHLWRKAALVADDISPAAIRQALPGLQLDTDFGTAGLRNNLHIEQDTLIVQLTAHGKQVQHRERLSPLPYLGLEATDFELRPLAEQAMAGYADSVHLSLLLERKNQKQKEIEKELHRYQHELEDRVRERTLSLELSRQKLESEIHQRELLEEAVGESQRRFRQILEHTSLVAVVLDQRGCIVYANQTLLQKTGWKRSEIIERNWFEQFVPQRPELPEKYLAAMRSGKIKPKLEQTIRTKAGETLILRWSNTLLMEGGQEITGVVSIGEDITQQREAAEALRRSEEKLRTLFSSMTDVILVIRDDGSLDEVAPTTSDLLKQKGADAATLADFFPKEQTEFFLGSIQKALHVHQPLTVEYSLIVDGVEHWFEARISPLSANTVLFIARDATERMLAQRALHAANVELERRVKDRTKELQSANARLIELATRDELTGVANRRLFNETLDAEIRRARRDKRSLSLLFCDVDYFKKYNDRYGHQAGDECLIKIGHLLAALFRRAGELPARYGGEEFAVILPGTDAFQALLLAEKLRADVEALQIRHEESDISQWVTLSIGIVSILPRAKHTSAFFIHEADNALYRSKEEGRNRITVAEPE, from the coding sequence ATGAGCCAGGTCATTCCCATAGCGCTTCTGCATTCCTTGAGCGGCTCTATGGAGCTGACGGAGCGAGCCGTTTTACAGAACGCCCTCGACGCCATCGACGAGATCAACGCTACCGGAGGATTGCTCGGCTTTCGCGTTGAGCCCGTCATCACCGATGGATGCTCTTCGCCCGAGATATTCGCCGAGCGCACCTTTGAGCTTCTCGGCAAAGGCATCCGTTTTTTTGCCGGCGGCTACAGCTCCGTTTCGAGAAAATCCGTGCGTCCGCTTATCGAGGATGCCGGCGCCCTGCTTTTCTTTCCCGCTCCACACGAAGGCTTCGAAGCCTCTCCCTCGATCGTTTACACAGGCCTGACCCTGAATCAGCAACTGCTGCCTCTCTTTCACTGGATGAAAGCAACGGGCAAGAAAAGCATCTTTCATCTCGGCAGCGATATGGTGTATCAGCGCGTGCTCGGTCGCATGCTGCATCTGCTTGCTCTCGAATCGGGGGTTCGTTTTGCCGGGGAATTCTATATACCGGAACCGCTCAAAGACGAACAGAAAGAAGAGGCCATACTCGAAGCCCTGAACGCCGATACTGAACTTGTCGCCGTAAGCTGCTCGGGTAACGATACGGCACGGTTACAGAGACTGCTCAATGAACATTCTTTCGCTCAGGCCTTTGCCTCTCTGAACGGCGAATCTTACTCTTCAAATACGGATAACCTTTTCGTTCTCTGCACACATCCAGACGCCAGTATCGCCGCCACGGGCGCTCGCCATTCCATTCATCTCTGGAGAAAGGCAGCCCTTGTAGCCGATGACATCTCGCCAGCGGCGATCCGGCAGGCGCTTCCCGGTTTGCAGCTTGATACGGATTTCGGTACGGCCGGGCTAAGAAACAATCTGCACATCGAGCAGGATACTCTGATCGTACAGCTTACTGCACACGGTAAACAGGTTCAGCACAGAGAACGACTCTCGCCGCTCCCCTATCTCGGTCTTGAAGCTACGGATTTCGAGTTGCGCCCACTGGCCGAACAGGCGATGGCCGGCTATGCAGACTCCGTTCACCTTTCCCTTCTGCTTGAACGAAAGAATCAGAAGCAGAAAGAGATCGAGAAAGAGCTGCATAGATATCAGCACGAACTCGAAGACAGGGTGCGCGAAAGGACGCTGTCGCTCGAACTATCAAGACAGAAGCTCGAAAGCGAGATTCATCAGCGCGAATTACTTGAAGAGGCGGTCGGCGAATCACAGCGCCGATTCCGGCAGATCCTCGAGCACACTTCGTTAGTGGCCGTCGTGCTCGATCAACGCGGCTGCATCGTATACGCGAACCAGACGCTTTTACAGAAGACGGGCTGGAAACGATCCGAGATTATCGAGCGCAACTGGTTCGAGCAGTTTGTTCCGCAGAGGCCCGAGCTGCCCGAGAAGTATCTTGCAGCGATGCGATCCGGCAAGATCAAGCCGAAGCTCGAACAGACCATTCGCACAAAGGCAGGCGAGACGCTGATCCTGCGCTGGTCGAACACTCTTCTTATGGAAGGGGGCCAGGAGATTACCGGCGTCGTCAGCATCGGCGAAGACATCACGCAGCAACGCGAAGCGGCGGAGGCGCTGCGACGCTCTGAAGAGAAGCTGCGAACGCTCTTCTCTTCGATGACCGACGTCATACTGGTAATTCGCGACGACGGCTCTCTCGACGAGGTGGCGCCCACAACGTCTGATCTGCTGAAGCAGAAAGGCGCAGACGCCGCCACGCTGGCCGACTTCTTCCCGAAGGAGCAGACGGAATTCTTTCTGGGCTCTATTCAAAAAGCCCTGCACGTGCATCAACCGTTAACCGTCGAGTATTCTCTCATAGTGGACGGCGTCGAGCACTGGTTCGAGGCGCGTATCTCTCCGCTCAGCGCAAATACGGTGCTCTTTATTGCCCGAGACGCCACCGAACGCATGCTGGCCCAGCGAGCGCTGCACGCAGCTAACGTGGAGCTGGAGCGTCGCGTAAAGGACCGCACAAAAGAGCTGCAATCGGCGAACGCTCGATTGATCGAGCTGGCGACACGTGACGAGCTTACGGGCGTGGCAAATCGACGACTCTTTAACGAAACGCTTGATGCCGAGATTCGGCGGGCTCGCCGTGATAAACGCTCGCTTTCGCTTCTCTTCTGTGACGTAGATTATTTCAAGAAATACAACGACCGATACGGTCATCAGGCCGGCGACGAATGCCTCATAAAAATCGGTCATCTTCTTGCCGCTCTGTTCCGTCGGGCCGGCGAGTTACCCGCCCGATACGGCGGCGAGGAGTTTGCCGTCATACTTCCCGGAACGGACGCCTTTCAGGCTCTGCTGCTGGCCGAGAAACTGCGCGCCGATGTGGAGGCGCTGCAGATACGGCATGAGGAATCGGATATCTCGCAATGGGTAACGCTGAGCATCGGCATCGTGAGTATTCTGCCGCGGGCAAAGCATACGTCGGCCTTCTTTATTCACGAGGCCGATAACGCCCTCTATCGTAGCAAAGAAGAAGGCCGCAATCGCATTACGGTTGCGGAGCCGGAGTAA